From the Natronococcus sp. AD-5 genome, one window contains:
- a CDS encoding lysylphosphatidylglycerol synthase transmembrane domain-containing protein has translation MTAAGIRRTTVVVGFIVASGLLVLLLSVVGVRETVAAIATANRLVLTAIVAIVILWAIAWSRTLSIVLTILDVEHGTIDGVLLFSDILFANSVAPSTYLGVEPLAAYLLTRHTGIDYETSFATISSVDLLNYAPMVPLAGVGICYFTATAALGLRIELALVAVFMVFVVFVGGIVYGWQHRRQVVRGAVVLLGGISSRMSAIVPGVHAVSPENLERRLELFVEEVEQVTADRHNLRHGLAYSTGGWLLLSSALWLTLYAIGYAVPPEVVLFLVPLGAITNVLPLPGGLGSVESVFILLLVTTAGVPAPEATAATLLYRAATYWLPLLFGVGTVTVLQPIWLRTNTQKAR, from the coding sequence ATGACCGCCGCCGGGATTCGAAGAACTACAGTTGTAGTCGGATTCATCGTCGCCAGCGGTCTGTTAGTCCTGCTGCTCTCCGTCGTTGGCGTTCGAGAGACAGTCGCCGCGATCGCAACTGCGAATCGGCTCGTTCTCACCGCAATCGTTGCGATCGTCATCCTCTGGGCGATCGCGTGGTCGCGAACCCTCTCGATCGTGCTGACTATTCTCGACGTTGAGCACGGCACAATAGATGGCGTGCTTCTGTTCAGTGACATCCTGTTCGCGAACAGTGTCGCTCCGTCGACGTATCTCGGCGTAGAGCCGCTCGCCGCTTACTTGCTTACTCGTCACACCGGGATCGACTACGAAACGAGTTTCGCCACCATCTCGAGCGTCGATCTGCTCAACTATGCGCCGATGGTTCCGCTTGCCGGGGTTGGAATATGCTACTTCACTGCGACGGCCGCGCTCGGTCTACGTATCGAACTCGCTCTCGTCGCCGTTTTCATGGTGTTCGTGGTATTCGTCGGCGGTATCGTGTACGGCTGGCAACATCGAAGACAAGTCGTTAGGGGTGCGGTGGTACTCCTCGGCGGCATCTCGTCCAGAATGAGTGCAATCGTTCCCGGTGTTCACGCGGTGTCGCCTGAAAATCTCGAGCGGCGTCTCGAGCTGTTCGTCGAAGAGGTCGAGCAAGTGACCGCCGATCGTCACAACCTAAGACACGGACTCGCGTACTCGACGGGCGGCTGGTTGCTCCTCTCGAGTGCACTCTGGCTCACCCTATACGCCATCGGTTACGCGGTCCCGCCCGAGGTAGTCCTCTTCCTCGTTCCACTCGGTGCGATAACGAACGTTCTCCCCCTCCCGGGGGGCCTTGGAAGCGTTGAATCAGTATTCATCCTGTTGCTCGTTACGACTGCAGGCGTGCCGGCACCGGAAGCGACGGCTGCGACGCTTCTGTACCGAGCGGCGACGTACTGGCTCCCCCTTCTGTTCGGGGTCGGAACTGTAACGGTGTTACAGCCGATTTGGTTGCGGACGAATACTCAGAAGGCTAGGTAA
- a CDS encoding CBS domain-containing protein codes for MSTVETAQPDDTANEVARRFVGSGLESIVIVDDEPSGIVTRSDFVSLIASDEPVTQTTREFMSEPLISIELLTSVHEAAGVLHEHQINQLPVLDTEKLVGLVTATDFSHFVTLADSSVPYPSCRQQYSQSFSAPVAFPMDTDPVEIRAQHGSAGDHDPVFELALAVWPSIPVTLRHRFRPTGLRTICVPI; via the coding sequence ATGAGCACCGTCGAGACGGCTCAACCGGACGATACTGCAAACGAGGTCGCCAGACGCTTCGTCGGGTCGGGACTCGAATCGATTGTGATCGTCGACGACGAACCGAGCGGTATCGTCACGCGATCCGATTTCGTGTCGCTAATTGCGTCAGATGAGCCGGTGACGCAGACGACGCGTGAGTTCATGTCGGAACCACTGATCTCTATCGAACTGTTGACCTCCGTTCACGAAGCAGCAGGGGTACTTCACGAGCACCAAATCAACCAGCTCCCGGTTCTGGATACTGAGAAACTCGTTGGACTCGTTACCGCAACCGACTTCTCACATTTCGTGACTCTCGCAGACTCATCCGTTCCCTATCCGTCGTGTCGTCAACAGTACTCGCAGAGCTTCTCAGCGCCAGTCGCGTTCCCGATGGATACCGATCCTGTCGAGATTCGAGCGCAACACGGTTCGGCAGGCGATCACGACCCCGTTTTCGAGTTGGCATTGGCCGTCTGGCCGTCGATACCGGTCACTCTCCGTCATCGGTTTCGTCCGACTGGGTTGCGAACCATTTGTGTACCCATCTGA
- a CDS encoding site-2 protease family protein, whose protein sequence is MSTSFTIGRIGGIPIRINISLIVFLPILAWLIGSGAQITVYASIIDGITTTPINTAALQAGSTPWVVGAAAAIGLFVSVTIHELGHSWVARRYGIVIQSITLWIFGGVASMETIPKEWNREFWIAIAGPITSLTIGGLCFLALQMIPAGLPVVLFVVGWLAVMNVVLALFNLLPAFPMDGGRVFRALLARWLSYTSATHLAARVGELFAVLFAIIGVLSFNVVLILVALFVYGAAVTEYRTVALTELLEGLTVADVIASDLPMVAADTPIDELSERMIRERSPTVLVVEPERVSEDGNVVGIATLDNITRTGKPTTVTVGDVVARETGTVSAEAAAMDALMQLWSNRADQLLVEKDGHVIGAVTGSDIIEVADLRKQAGIV, encoded by the coding sequence GTGTCGACTAGTTTCACTATCGGTCGGATCGGCGGAATTCCGATTCGGATCAACATCTCGCTGATCGTCTTCCTCCCGATTCTCGCCTGGCTCATCGGGAGCGGCGCACAAATTACGGTCTACGCTAGCATCATCGACGGCATCACGACGACACCGATCAACACGGCTGCACTTCAGGCCGGCTCGACGCCATGGGTAGTCGGGGCAGCCGCCGCCATTGGCCTCTTCGTGAGCGTCACGATACATGAACTGGGCCACTCGTGGGTCGCCCGCCGCTACGGAATCGTGATTCAATCGATCACGCTGTGGATCTTCGGCGGCGTCGCCAGCATGGAAACGATTCCAAAGGAGTGGAACCGCGAATTCTGGATCGCGATCGCCGGACCGATTACGAGTCTGACGATCGGGGGCCTGTGTTTCCTCGCACTCCAGATGATCCCGGCAGGACTTCCCGTCGTTTTGTTTGTTGTCGGTTGGCTCGCCGTGATGAACGTCGTTCTCGCGCTGTTCAACCTGCTTCCGGCGTTCCCGATGGACGGCGGACGCGTCTTTCGCGCGCTTCTGGCCCGGTGGCTTTCGTACACCAGTGCAACGCACTTAGCCGCTCGAGTCGGCGAACTGTTCGCGGTGCTGTTCGCTATCATCGGCGTCCTTTCGTTTAACGTCGTTTTGATTCTCGTCGCGCTGTTCGTCTACGGTGCTGCGGTGACCGAGTACCGAACTGTCGCACTGACCGAACTGCTCGAGGGGCTCACCGTCGCCGACGTCATAGCGAGTGACTTACCGATGGTCGCAGCCGACACGCCGATCGACGAGCTCTCCGAACGGATGATTCGCGAACGGTCTCCGACGGTTCTGGTGGTCGAGCCAGAACGCGTCAGTGAGGACGGCAACGTTGTTGGAATTGCTACGCTCGATAACATTACTCGGACAGGGAAGCCGACAACTGTCACCGTTGGCGACGTGGTGGCTCGAGAGACGGGAACAGTTTCGGCGGAGGCGGCTGCGATGGATGCGTTGATGCAACTCTGGTCGAACCGTGCCGATCAGTTGCTCGTCGAAAAAGACGGTCACGTAATCGGTGCTGTGACCGGATCCGACATCATCGAGGTTGCAGATCTTCGGAAACAGGCAGGGATCGTGTAA
- a CDS encoding amino acid permease, with protein sequence MSSSPTEDDGRIESNADFARELTLLDVTFLGVGAMVGGSVFVLTGLAAGEAGPALILAFALNGVITIFTAMTYAELGSAIPEPGGGYLWVRTALGRSQAFLSGWMSWFAHAVAGSLYVLTFGSFVTLILTAYFDLTLGLSQTQLQKVFAVLATAGFTYLNYRGTKEASFAENVVTGIQLVVIVIVIAAGFRVVVSDPEVTVDNLEPFAPNGAGGIFIAMGLTFIAFEGYEIIVQSGREVVEPRKNVPKAVFYSMLVVVTLYVLIGIVMLGAITVTPELEATAEATDSIGGTVLPELPADPEVWQVVGHLGEFGLAQAVGQLLPYGTLIILLTGILSALAALNATTFSSARVGYALGRDHVFPEAVARIHPENHTPHVSVVMSGALIAVMAVSLPIAQVAAATDLMFLLLFLQVNYSMIKIRREHGAELSYGYLTPWFPYVPIAGIVSKLFLAVYFFNYSPLAWAIAIGWIATGALVYATYSRGRIRETEVPETRTLVEERALRQRPYQVLVPISDPANAERLVDLAAPIARRNDGELLLTTVVTMPVQTPIERDGDEELASEERRMLADAMQYVPEDVPAHRTVTIGRTAGRSIVDVARRYNSETIVLGWRGRRKRITGVVLGSTIDYVVENAPMDVVVAKTAGPVEPRSILLPTDGGPHATFAESIAGTLAAAHDARLTVLTVAADDLDEAAAFVRERRDVLERDGVDCETAVVPSEDVSDAIVTYAEDHEIDTIVTGAARAGIVPRTVFGDIAESVGERFDGEVLMVKKYRLVRSAAVRWVHKWFATQSDETDDGE encoded by the coding sequence ATGAGTAGTAGTCCGACCGAAGACGACGGACGGATCGAGAGCAACGCCGACTTTGCTCGAGAGTTGACGCTCCTCGACGTCACGTTCCTCGGGGTCGGCGCGATGGTCGGCGGGAGCGTCTTCGTCCTCACCGGGTTGGCCGCCGGCGAGGCCGGACCCGCACTCATCCTCGCATTCGCGCTTAACGGCGTCATCACCATCTTCACCGCGATGACCTACGCCGAACTCGGCAGCGCGATTCCCGAACCGGGCGGGGGGTACCTCTGGGTTCGGACGGCTCTCGGCCGATCGCAGGCGTTTCTCTCGGGCTGGATGAGCTGGTTCGCCCACGCCGTCGCCGGCTCGCTGTACGTCCTGACCTTCGGGTCGTTCGTCACGCTCATCCTCACGGCGTACTTCGACCTGACGCTCGGACTCTCCCAGACGCAGTTACAGAAGGTGTTCGCCGTGCTGGCGACTGCCGGTTTTACCTATCTCAACTACCGCGGAACGAAAGAAGCTAGCTTCGCCGAGAACGTCGTTACCGGGATCCAACTCGTGGTGATCGTCATCGTCATCGCGGCGGGATTCCGGGTCGTCGTTTCCGATCCGGAGGTGACGGTCGACAACCTCGAGCCGTTCGCGCCTAACGGCGCCGGCGGCATCTTCATCGCGATGGGTCTCACGTTTATCGCCTTCGAGGGTTACGAGATCATTGTTCAGTCGGGTCGTGAGGTCGTCGAACCGCGGAAGAACGTCCCGAAGGCGGTCTTCTACTCGATGCTCGTCGTCGTTACGCTGTACGTGCTAATCGGAATCGTGATGCTCGGCGCGATCACTGTCACGCCCGAACTCGAGGCGACCGCCGAGGCGACCGACAGCATCGGCGGGACGGTGCTTCCGGAACTGCCGGCCGACCCCGAAGTCTGGCAGGTTGTCGGACACCTCGGTGAGTTCGGCCTCGCACAGGCCGTCGGTCAGTTGCTCCCGTACGGGACGCTCATCATTCTCCTCACCGGCATCCTCTCGGCGCTTGCGGCGCTCAACGCGACAACGTTCTCGAGCGCCCGCGTCGGCTACGCCCTCGGGAGGGATCACGTCTTTCCGGAGGCGGTCGCCCGAATCCACCCGGAGAACCACACCCCACACGTGTCCGTGGTTATGAGCGGTGCGTTGATCGCTGTTATGGCAGTCTCGTTGCCCATCGCTCAGGTCGCGGCGGCGACTGACCTGATGTTTCTCCTGTTGTTCTTGCAGGTCAACTACTCGATGATCAAGATTCGGCGCGAGCACGGCGCTGAACTGTCCTACGGCTATCTGACCCCGTGGTTTCCGTACGTGCCGATCGCCGGAATTGTAAGCAAACTATTTCTCGCCGTCTACTTCTTCAATTACAGCCCGCTCGCGTGGGCCATCGCGATCGGCTGGATCGCCACCGGCGCGCTCGTGTACGCGACCTACTCGCGCGGACGAATCCGAGAAACGGAGGTCCCCGAAACACGGACGCTCGTCGAAGAGCGAGCTCTGCGTCAGCGACCGTACCAAGTGCTGGTTCCGATCAGCGACCCCGCAAATGCCGAACGATTGGTCGACCTCGCCGCCCCGATCGCCCGCCGAAACGACGGCGAACTGCTGCTCACGACGGTCGTTACGATGCCCGTACAGACGCCGATCGAACGCGATGGCGACGAGGAACTGGCGAGCGAGGAACGACGAATGCTGGCCGACGCGATGCAGTACGTCCCGGAGGACGTGCCAGCCCACCGGACCGTCACCATCGGCCGAACGGCGGGTCGAAGCATCGTCGACGTCGCCCGTCGGTACAACAGCGAGACGATCGTTCTCGGGTGGCGAGGGCGACGAAAGCGAATTACTGGTGTCGTTCTCGGGTCGACGATTGATTACGTCGTCGAGAACGCACCTATGGATGTCGTCGTCGCGAAAACGGCCGGCCCGGTCGAACCGCGATCGATCCTCCTCCCGACCGATGGCGGCCCACACGCTACGTTTGCCGAATCGATTGCCGGCACGCTCGCTGCAGCACACGATGCGCGGCTGACGGTCCTCACCGTCGCGGCCGACGATCTCGACGAGGCTGCGGCCTTCGTCCGGGAACGTCGGGACGTCCTCGAACGAGACGGCGTCGACTGCGAGACGGCGGTCGTTCCGAGCGAGGACGTCTCCGATGCCATCGTGACGTACGCCGAGGACCACGAGATCGACACGATAGTGACCGGTGCCGCACGAGCCGGGATCGTTCCGCGAACGGTTTTCGGTGACATTGCAGAGTCGGTCGGGGAACGGTTCGATGGAGAGGTTCTGATGGTCAAAAAGTACCGACTCGTTAGGTCTGCGGCAGTCAGATGGGTACACAAATGGTTCGCAACCCAGTCGGACGAAACCGATGACGGAGAGTGA
- the mgtA gene encoding magnesium-translocating P-type ATPase — protein sequence MSEDTETFWSKPLGELFGQLSVTDDGLDSREVGNRLSTYEYNRLRERQRTSNLWLFVAQFRSPIVLILLLAAGVAALVGDRADAIIIVSIVFISSLLGFWQERGAANAVASLLETIQRTITVRRDGSTVPVPVEAVVPGDIVELSAGDTIPGDCRLLESSELNVDEAALTGESYPVEKNPGTLPAETPLANRSNALFMGTHVVSGEATALVVQTGRKTEFGSISERLRRRPTATEFERGIHRFGKLLSEVTLLLVLGIFAINVYFARPVLNSFLFALALAVGLTPQLLPAIISVNLASGAKEMARERVIVKRLSSIEDFGSMGVLCTDKTGTLTEGEVRVESARDVAGGHSNRVRRLAYLNAVYETGFDNPIDDAIRQLDEDPGDTEKLDEIPYDFTRKRLSILVSGERTEPNGSGSNTISRTPQQRGIGIRTIVTKGALENVLEACTTALDTDNTIVPLEQVRETIEAYSADGYRVLGVAYRETSQTGIDKEDETEMVFAGFLVLEDPPKPGVSETLNRLNDLGVSVRMITGDNRQVAAHVAGQVGFDTIEVLTGEEVRQLTDEAFVARIERTTVFAEIEPNQKERIIRAFGQADIVVGYLGDGINDAPALHAADAGLSVDSGVDVAKEAADIVLLEKDLRVLQRGVQSGRKTFANTLKYVFMATSANFGNMFSMAVASLFLPFLPLLPTQILLTNLLTDVPELTISTDQVDDELVERPRRWDIGFIKRFMATFGLVSSVFDFITFGVLLFVLNASVAEFRTGWVVMSVISASLVVLVIRTRRPLFRSSPSRYLVGATVAVIIVTPILPYTPIGAAFQFTPLPPIFLLFVGGIVFAYVTTAELVKHAFYRRVDEVAPAPSAESETVGE from the coding sequence GTGAGCGAAGATACCGAGACCTTCTGGTCAAAGCCGCTCGGAGAACTCTTTGGCCAGCTCAGTGTAACCGATGACGGACTCGACTCCCGCGAGGTAGGAAATCGACTCTCGACGTACGAGTACAATCGACTCCGAGAACGACAGCGAACGTCGAATCTATGGCTGTTCGTGGCCCAGTTTCGGAGCCCGATCGTCCTCATACTGCTCCTCGCGGCGGGCGTCGCGGCCCTCGTTGGTGACCGAGCGGATGCGATTATCATCGTGAGTATCGTCTTCATCAGCTCATTGCTGGGATTTTGGCAGGAACGAGGTGCAGCTAACGCAGTCGCGAGTTTACTCGAAACGATCCAACGTACGATCACGGTTCGACGGGACGGCAGCACAGTACCTGTCCCTGTCGAAGCGGTTGTACCGGGTGATATCGTCGAACTTTCAGCGGGAGATACGATTCCAGGCGATTGTCGACTGCTCGAGTCATCGGAGCTAAACGTCGACGAAGCGGCGCTGACGGGTGAGTCGTATCCAGTCGAAAAGAATCCGGGGACGCTTCCCGCTGAGACGCCGCTGGCGAACCGATCGAACGCCCTATTCATGGGGACGCACGTCGTGAGTGGGGAGGCGACGGCGCTCGTGGTTCAAACCGGACGCAAAACGGAGTTCGGGAGCATCTCGGAGCGACTTCGCCGGCGGCCGACGGCGACCGAGTTCGAACGCGGAATTCATCGCTTCGGAAAACTGCTGAGCGAAGTAACGCTCTTGCTCGTTCTCGGTATCTTTGCGATCAACGTCTACTTCGCTCGACCGGTATTGAACTCGTTCCTCTTCGCGCTCGCACTCGCGGTCGGCCTGACTCCCCAACTGCTCCCCGCAATCATCAGCGTGAATCTCGCCAGCGGTGCGAAGGAGATGGCCAGAGAACGGGTGATCGTCAAGCGGCTTTCCTCGATCGAGGATTTCGGCAGTATGGGCGTACTCTGTACGGATAAGACGGGGACGTTAACCGAGGGGGAGGTCCGGGTCGAATCAGCCCGAGACGTTGCAGGCGGACATAGTAATCGCGTGCGTCGGCTCGCATACTTGAACGCCGTCTATGAAACCGGCTTCGATAACCCGATCGACGATGCGATTCGTCAACTCGACGAGGATCCCGGAGACACGGAAAAACTGGACGAGATCCCATACGATTTCACTCGAAAACGACTGAGCATACTCGTTTCCGGAGAGCGAACCGAACCGAACGGTTCTGGGAGCAACACCATTTCTCGAACACCACAGCAGCGAGGCATAGGCATCCGTACCATCGTGACGAAAGGTGCTCTCGAGAACGTCCTCGAGGCGTGTACGACAGCACTCGATACCGATAACACGATCGTTCCATTAGAGCAGGTTCGGGAGACAATCGAAGCGTACAGCGCCGATGGATATCGCGTTCTCGGTGTCGCCTATCGGGAGACAAGCCAAACGGGCATCGACAAGGAAGACGAAACAGAGATGGTCTTCGCCGGATTTCTCGTGCTTGAAGATCCTCCGAAACCAGGCGTCTCCGAGACGCTCAATCGGTTGAATGATCTCGGCGTCTCGGTACGGATGATCACCGGTGACAATCGACAGGTCGCAGCGCACGTCGCGGGTCAAGTCGGTTTCGACACGATCGAGGTACTCACTGGAGAAGAAGTACGTCAACTGACCGACGAAGCGTTCGTCGCCCGCATCGAACGGACGACGGTGTTCGCCGAAATCGAACCGAATCAGAAGGAACGAATCATCCGCGCGTTCGGACAAGCCGACATCGTCGTCGGATATCTCGGAGACGGGATCAACGATGCGCCGGCGTTACACGCCGCCGACGCTGGACTATCCGTCGATAGTGGGGTGGACGTCGCAAAGGAAGCGGCAGACATCGTCCTTCTTGAGAAGGACCTTCGAGTCCTGCAACGCGGCGTCCAATCGGGTCGCAAGACGTTCGCGAACACCCTGAAGTACGTCTTCATGGCGACGAGCGCGAACTTCGGCAATATGTTCAGCATGGCTGTGGCGTCGCTTTTTCTCCCGTTTCTCCCGTTGCTCCCGACGCAAATTCTCCTGACAAATCTCCTGACCGACGTTCCGGAACTGACGATCTCGACCGACCAGGTCGACGACGAACTTGTCGAACGTCCTCGACGATGGGATATCGGATTCATCAAACGCTTCATGGCGACGTTCGGCCTCGTGAGTTCGGTGTTCGATTTCATCACCTTCGGAGTACTGCTGTTCGTTCTCAACGCGTCGGTCGCCGAGTTCCGCACGGGTTGGGTCGTCATGTCCGTCATCTCCGCGTCCCTGGTCGTGCTCGTTATTCGAACGCGCCGGCCGCTCTTTCGGAGTTCGCCGAGTCGATATCTCGTCGGTGCGACGGTTGCGGTCATCATCGTCACGCCGATTCTGCCGTACACGCCGATAGGAGCGGCGTTTCAGTTTACGCCACTGCCGCCGATCTTTCTCCTCTTCGTCGGGGGGATCGTTTTTGCGTACGTTACGACTGCCGAACTCGTCAAACACGCGTTCTATCGACGCGTCGATGAGGTCGCACCAGCACCGTCTGCAGAGTCCGAAACAGTTGGGGAGTGA
- a CDS encoding AI-2E family transporter, with translation MIPNGDDAEWLRSRGWWWAFAFALAIVLIAALRDYLGWIVFGIFLYYVARPISSRLHQRGLSSGTSAAVTLVLVVLPFVGVLFVIVSLAIIQIATLEVTDFDAVLERLFPGVDTDELPTTDADLYPFAEDLATDPRLSIVAQWLSGLVGRFLTASYLLFVTFLFAFFLVRDEHRIGRWLRTEIIGEKPNVTTYIRKVDKGLQSVFFGYTLTILAIALLAGVIYTGLNVIAPAGLEIPQVLLLAIVTGLASVIPLVGRNIVYASIVGYLALTAVRTDPTGLWFPVAFYAVMGVFFDGVIRTYVRPTLSGRMFPTGLVLFAYILGPPIFGWYGIFLGPVIMVVTVVFVQHQLPRLLHGDQRSPGTSGYSDQGSENQ, from the coding sequence ATGATCCCAAACGGGGACGACGCCGAGTGGCTGCGATCGAGAGGCTGGTGGTGGGCGTTCGCGTTCGCGCTTGCGATCGTGTTGATCGCTGCATTACGCGACTACCTTGGCTGGATCGTCTTCGGAATCTTCCTGTACTACGTCGCTCGCCCCATCTCGAGTCGGCTACACCAACGAGGACTCTCGTCGGGAACGAGCGCCGCCGTGACGCTCGTTCTCGTCGTCCTGCCCTTCGTCGGTGTCCTGTTCGTCATCGTGTCGCTTGCAATCATTCAGATCGCGACGCTGGAGGTGACCGATTTTGACGCCGTTCTCGAACGACTCTTTCCCGGCGTAGATACCGACGAACTTCCAACGACCGATGCGGACCTGTATCCGTTCGCGGAGGACCTCGCAACTGATCCGAGGCTTTCCATCGTAGCGCAGTGGCTCAGCGGACTCGTCGGTCGATTCCTCACTGCGTCGTATTTATTGTTCGTTACGTTTCTGTTCGCGTTTTTTCTGGTCCGCGACGAACACCGAATCGGGCGGTGGCTTCGAACCGAAATCATCGGGGAGAAACCCAACGTAACGACGTATATACGGAAAGTTGACAAGGGATTGCAGTCCGTCTTTTTCGGATATACACTGACGATTCTCGCGATCGCGCTGTTAGCCGGCGTCATATACACAGGGCTCAACGTGATCGCGCCTGCGGGACTCGAGATTCCACAGGTCCTGTTGCTGGCGATCGTGACTGGGCTCGCGTCGGTGATTCCTCTCGTCGGCCGGAATATAGTGTACGCAAGTATCGTCGGTTACCTCGCGCTGACAGCGGTTCGAACAGACCCTACCGGCCTCTGGTTTCCCGTCGCGTTCTATGCCGTCATGGGCGTCTTCTTCGACGGCGTGATCCGAACCTACGTGCGACCGACTCTTTCGGGACGAATGTTTCCGACAGGGCTGGTACTATTTGCGTACATCCTCGGCCCGCCAATCTTCGGCTGGTACGGAATTTTCCTCGGCCCGGTCATCATGGTCGTGACAGTCGTATTCGTTCAACACCAACTACCGCGATTGCTCCACGGCGATCAACGTTCTCCCGGAACTTCCGGATATAGCGATCAGGGTTCGGAGAATCAGTGA
- a CDS encoding sodium:calcium antiporter: MVSLLVPTIVFVVAGIAVYLAGVQLSDTTDVLSVRWGLGEALSGLLLLAIATNLPELVITTSAALRGNLPLAIGNILGGIAIQTVVLVYLDVAVGESETLTYRGASLVLEGVLVIAVLVVVIMGSQLPGSLVIARVTPPEVLIVLLWVSGIWLLSKARTGLPWHEQGIPPGGQREPRGVGRTKNVSELGGYAASHTATVFLLAATTTLVGGVALEWSSSILADGLGVSGALFGATALAAVTALPEISTGLTAVRLNDYQLAISDIFGGNAFLPVLFLVASLVSGQAVLPDLTAQNIYLSGLGCLLTAVYVAGLLFRSRYGIARMGIGSLVVLLLYVLGVLGLVIIPTS, from the coding sequence GTGGTTTCGCTACTCGTACCCACGATCGTCTTCGTCGTCGCAGGGATAGCGGTGTATCTGGCCGGCGTCCAGCTATCCGACACCACCGACGTCCTCTCCGTTCGCTGGGGCTTAGGCGAAGCGCTCAGCGGCCTCCTCTTGCTGGCGATTGCGACAAATCTTCCCGAACTCGTCATCACGACCAGCGCGGCGCTGCGCGGAAATCTCCCGCTCGCGATCGGAAACATCCTCGGAGGGATCGCGATCCAGACGGTCGTCCTCGTCTACCTCGACGTCGCCGTCGGGGAGTCCGAGACGCTGACCTATCGCGGCGCGTCGCTCGTCCTCGAAGGAGTCCTCGTGATCGCCGTTCTCGTCGTGGTTATCATGGGTAGTCAACTTCCGGGATCCCTCGTGATCGCGCGCGTCACGCCACCCGAAGTCCTGATTGTGCTCCTCTGGGTAAGCGGTATCTGGCTGCTCTCGAAGGCGCGGACTGGATTGCCCTGGCACGAACAGGGGATCCCACCCGGCGGGCAGCGCGAACCTCGAGGCGTCGGCCGAACAAAGAACGTCTCGGAACTCGGCGGATACGCGGCGAGCCACACGGCGACCGTGTTTCTACTCGCTGCGACGACCACGCTGGTCGGCGGCGTCGCCCTCGAGTGGAGCAGTTCGATCCTCGCTGACGGGTTGGGCGTGAGCGGCGCGCTGTTCGGTGCGACGGCGCTCGCGGCGGTTACGGCACTGCCAGAGATTTCGACCGGGCTGACGGCCGTCAGACTGAACGACTACCAACTCGCGATCAGCGACATCTTCGGCGGAAATGCGTTCCTCCCTGTCCTGTTTCTGGTCGCGTCGCTCGTGTCGGGTCAGGCTGTCCTTCCCGACCTCACTGCCCAAAACATCTACCTCTCCGGGCTCGGTTGCTTGCTAACGGCGGTGTACGTCGCAGGGCTGCTCTTCCGGTCACGATACGGGATAGCACGGATGGGGATCGGCTCGCTTGTCGTGCTCCTTCTCTACGTACTCGGTGTTCTCGGACTGGTGATCATTCCCACATCGTGA
- a CDS encoding universal stress protein produces MIERVLVPVDDSDLATAGLTYVFENFPEAEITVLHVPDITAASNHIASGGRFEDWYSVAQSETKALLEKYRELADEYDISIETAHEVGDPATTILECAIDNEFDQIVIGSHGRHGLPRVFLGSVAETVARRSPVPVVIIHQNTNEE; encoded by the coding sequence ATGATTGAACGTGTGCTTGTACCGGTTGACGACTCGGATCTGGCCACGGCCGGTCTCACATACGTCTTTGAAAATTTTCCCGAGGCCGAGATTACTGTACTTCACGTTCCCGATATTACGGCAGCGAGTAACCACATCGCATCAGGAGGTCGATTCGAAGACTGGTACAGCGTTGCGCAGTCTGAGACGAAGGCTCTCCTCGAAAAGTATCGGGAGCTGGCTGATGAGTACGATATTTCGATCGAGACGGCCCACGAGGTAGGGGATCCAGCAACGACGATCCTGGAGTGCGCAATCGATAACGAATTCGACCAGATTGTAATTGGGAGCCACGGTCGACACGGTCTCCCTCGCGTGTTTCTCGGTAGCGTCGCTGAAACCGTTGCTCGTCGATCACCGGTTCCGGTCGTTATTATTCACCAGAACACAAATGAGGAATGA